CCTCGAAGGGGTCCGCGTCGTGGTGTCGGCGGGCGGCACCCGCGAGCCGCTCGACCCGGTCCGCTACCTGGGCAACCGCTCGTCCGGCAAGCAGGGCTACGCGCTGGCCCGCGTCGCCGCCCAGCGTGGCGCCAAGGTCACCCTGGTCACCGCCCACACCGTCGCGCTGCCGGACCCGGCGGGCGCGACCGTCTCGCACGTGTCGACGGCGGAGGAGCTGCGACAGGCGGTGCACGCCGCGTCCGAGACCGCCGACGTCGTCGTGATGGCCGCCGCCGTCGCCGACTTCCGGCCGGCGAACCGGGCCGACCACAAGATCAAGAAGTCCGACGATCAGCCGGACCCGGTCATCACGCTCGCCCGCAATGCGGACATCCTGGCCGAACTGGTGCGAAACCGGCGTCCCGGACAGGTCGTCGTGGGATTCGCCGCGGAAACCGGGGACGAGCACGGCGACGTCCTCGACCACGCCCGCGTGAAACTCAAGCGAAAAGGCGCGGATCTGCTGGTCGTGAACGCCGTCGGCGACGGCAAGGCGTTCGGCACGGAGGACAATTCGGGCTGGCTGCTCGGCTCCGACGGCACGGAAATCCCCATCCCCTTGGGCGCGAAAGCCGAACTCGCGTCCACTCTGTGGGACGCTGTAGTGAGCTTCATGAAGCGTTGACCGTCCTCCGAGCGATAGTCAGTACGCTTGCACAGGTAAGGGGTGCCTAAGTTTCGGGGCATCCGACGACAAGGTGAGGAAGTGACGGCCACCGTGACCGCGTCTAGCAGCAGATTGTTCACCTCGGAGTCGGTGACCGAAGGGCACCCCGACAAGATTTGCGACGCCATCAGCGACTCGATCCTCGACGGTCTGCTGTCGAAGGACCCGCGCAGCCGCGTGGCGGTCGAGACCCTGATCACCACCGGCCAGGTGCACGTCGCCGGCGAGGTGACCACGGAGGCGTACGCCGACATCCCCACGATCGTCCGCGACGTCATCCTGAAGATCGGGTACGACTCCTCGGCCAAGGGCTTCGACGGCAACTCGTGCGGCGTCAACGTCGCGATCGGCTCGCAGTCGCCTGACATCGCCCAGGGCGTCGACACCGCGTACGAGTCGCGGGTCGAGTCCGACGAAGACGAGATCAACCGCCAGGGTGCCGGCGACCAGGGCCTGATGTTCGGCTACGCCTGCTCGGACACCCCCGAGCTGATGCCGCTGCCCATCGCGCTGGCGCACCGGCTGTCGAAGCGGCTGACCGCGGTCCGCAAGGACGGCGTGCTGCCGTACCTGCGCCCGGACGGCAAGACCCAGGTGACCATCGAGTACGCCGGCGACCAGCCGGTGCGCCTCGACACGGTCGTCGTGTCTTCGCAGCACGCCGACGGCATCGACCTCGAGCGGATGCTCAGCGTCGACGTCAAGGAGCACGTGGTCGGCCCCGAGATCGACGCGCTGGGCATCGACACCTCCAGCGCGCGGCTGCTGGTCAACCCGACCGGCCGCTTCGTCATCGGCGGCCCGATGGGCGACGCCGGCCTGACCGGGCGCAAGATCATCGTCGACACCTACGGCGGCATGGCCCGCCACGGTGGCGGCGCGTTCTCCGGCAAGGACCCGTCCAAGGTCGACCGTTCCGCCGCGTACGCGATGCGCTGGGTGGCCAAGAACGTCGTCGCCGCCGGGCTGGCGTCGCGGACCGAGGTGCAGGTCGCCTACGCGATCGGCAAGGCGGCCCCGGTCGGCCTGTTCGTCGAGACGTTCGGGACCGAGACGGTCGACCCGTCGAAGATCCAGCAGGCCATCACCGAGGTCTTCGACCTGCGGCCCGCCGCGATCATCCGCGACCTCGACCTGCTTCGCCCGATCTACGCCCCGACGGCGGCGTACGGCCACTTCGGCCGGCCCGAGCTGGACCTCCCCTGGGAGAGCACGGCCCGCGCCGAGGCGCTGAAGAACGCCGCGGGAGCCTGACGCACGATCCGGTGAAGGCCACCTCGAAGCTCTTCGAGGTGGCCTTCCTGGCGTCCGGGATGTCGGAGGGGTCTGGTAGAGATCACGGCGTGAGTAGTTCCGAGCCCGCCGCTCTCTGGGAGCTCCCGGAGAAGCCGCCTCCCGCTCCGGCGAAGGCGGCGCCCTCGCGTGCCCGGAAACCGGCGAAGGCCGGCCAGAAGGCCAAGGGGGCCCAGTCGCCCGCGCCCGAGCGGCCGGTCGCGCGGATCGTCGTCGACATCCCGCTGGCCCACCTCGACCGCACCTTCGACTACCTCGTGCCGGAGAAGCTGCACGAGACCGCCGTGCCCGGCTGCCGCGTGCGCGTCCGGTTCGCCGGGCAGCTCGTCGACGGCTACCTGATCGAGCGCGGCGAGACCAGCGACTACGGCAGCAAGCTGGCGTTCCTCGACCGCGTGACGTCGCCCGAGGCGGTGCTGCCGCCGTCGTCGCACGCGGTCTGCCGCGCGGTCGCCGACCGTTACGGCGGCACCCTGTCGGACGTCCTGCGCCTGGCGATCCCGCCCCGCCACGCGAAGGCCGAGGCCGAACCGCCGCCGGCGCCCGCGGCGCTCCCCGAAGCACCCGACACGACGGCCTGGGGACGCTACCAGCGTGGTCCGGCGTTTCTGGAGGCCCTCGCCGAGGGCAAGCCCGCGAACGCCGTCTGGCAGGCGCTGCCGGGCGAGGACTGGCCGCGCCGGCTCGCCGAGGCCGCCGCTTCGGTGGCCGCCGCGGGGCGGGGCGCGGTGCTGGTGGTCCCGGACCACCGCGACCTGACCCGGGTGCACGAGGCCTGCGCGGCGCTGGTGGGTGAGGAGGCCGTGGTGGCGCTGATCGCCGGCCTCGGGCCCGCGGAGCGGTACCGGCGCTGGCTGGCGGTGTTGCGCGGCGCGGTGCGCGTGGTGGTCGGCACCCGGGCGGCGATGTTCGCGCCGGTCCACGACCCCGGCCTGTTCGTCGTCTGGGACGACGGCGACGACCTGCACCTCGACCCGCACGCGCCCTACCCGCACGTCCGCGACGTGCTGATGGACCGCGCGCACGCGGCGAAGGCGTCGCTGCTGGTCGGCGGGTTCGCCCGGACGGCGGAGGCCCAGCTGCTGGTCGAGTCGGGCTGGGCTGTGCCGGTCCTGGCCGACCGCACGGTGCTGCGGTCGGCGGCGCCCCGCGTCACCCCGGTCGGCGAGGACTTCGACGTCGCCCGAGACGAGGCGGCGCGCGTCGCCCGGCTGCCGGCCGTGGCGTTCGAAGCCGCGCGGCAAGCGTTTGCGGCTGGCCTGCCGACGCTGGTCCAGGTGCCCCGGCGTGGGTACGTCCCGGGCCTGGCGTGCGGCAACTGCCGCACGCCGGCGCACTGCCGCCGCTGCGCGGGGCCGCTGGCGCTGCCCGGCGGGTCGGTGGACGGGCAGCCGAAACCCCCGGCGTGCCGCTGGTGCGGAGTCCCGGAGACGGCGTTCCGCTGCACGGCGTGCGGCTCGGTCCGCCTGCGCGCGGTGATCGTCGGCGCGAAGCGGACGGCGGAGGAGCTGGGGCGGGCGTTCCCGGGCATCCCGGTCCGCACCTCGGGAGCGGCGGAGGTCCTGGCCTCGGTCCCGGGCAAGCCGGCGCTGGTGGTGTGCACGCCGGGAGCGGAACCGGTGGCCGAGGGCGGCTACGGCGCGGCGCTGCTGCTGGACGGCTGGGCATTGCTGGGGCGTCAGGACTTGCGGGCGGGGGAGGAGGCGTTGCGCCGCTGGATGGCGGCCGCATCCCTGGTCCGCCCCGCCGCCTCGGGCGGCCGCGTGATCGTCGGAGCGGAGGCGGGGATGCCGGTGGTCCAGGCACTGGTCCGCTGGGACCCGGCGTGGCACGCGGGGCAGGAGCTGTCGGAACGCCGTGAGCTGGGCTTCCCGCCGGCGATGCGGATGGCGAGCGTCGAGGGAAGCCCGGACGCGGTGGCGGGCTTCCTCGACGACCTGCCGTTGCCGTCGTCGGGGGAGGTACTGGGCCCGGTCCCGCTCGGGGAGATCGACGAGGACGGGAATGCCGCACGGGAGCGGGCCCTGGTGCGGGTATCCCGCGCGGAGGGCAAGGCGCTGTCGTCCTCGATCCACGCGGCCGCGGCCCGGCGGGACGCCAAGAAGGCGACGGAACCGATCCGCGTCCAGGTGGATCCGCTGGACCTCATTTAGCCGCAAGAGTGCCTCTTGCCTTCGATCAAAAGGTACTTTTACACTTAACTCATGGCCGAAGCGCACGCAGACGAGAGCAGATGGCTTCTCGGCGAGGAAGAGATCCGCACTCTTGAGGGTGTCGGTAGCGTGCTGCGGCGCGGCGACGGCCACGTCTTCATGCGCGAAGGGGAGGACAGCGACTTCCTGCTGCTCATCAGGAAGGGACACGTGCAGGTCTCCACCGGTCAGCCGGCACGGATCGTGGCCTTCCGGGGGGCGGGGGAGACGGTCGGCGAGCTGGGAGTGATCGACGACGAGCCGCGGTCGGCCACCGTGACCGCCTGGGGTGACGTCGAGGCGCTGCACGTTCCGGCGGCCGAACTGCTGAAGTTCCTCGACGAGAACCGACCCGCGGAGCAAGCCCTGCACGCCGCGGTCCGCAAGCGGCTCGCTCAAGCGACGCGGAAGATCTCGGATTCCGACCTCGCGATGGAACGGCGGATCGCCAAGGCGCTCACCGAACTGATCGGGAACGGCATCTGCGAGGTCGTCGACGGGGTGCCGACCATCGGACTGAGCCAGAAGGACCTCGCATCCTTGAGCGGCTCCTCCCTGGAAGCGACCAAGAAGATCGTCCGCGTTTTCAAGCAGAGCGGTTTGATCGACACCGGGCGCCTCGTCCTCCGCGTCACCGATGCCGAAGGGCTGCGCCGGATAGCCGGTGGCCGGCCCATGTCGTCGTGGTGATCAGCCGTGCTGTCCGTGCTGGAGCACCCTTCGAGCGGCTGGGTCCTCGCGATGCTGGCGATCGGGACTGTCGTCCACCAGATCGTCAGGCTGATGATGTTCAAAGCCGCGATCCGGAACAGCAAGCCGGCGGAACGCCCCCAGATCATCAAGGCCATGCGTGGCCTGATCGGGCGTGGCCTGTCATCGCGAACCGACGACAAGGAATAGCCGTGACGACCACCCCCGAGGCGAAGCGCCTCTTCCGGAACGAGTTCATCCGCGAACTTCTGGCCTGGGACCTCGATCCCAGGCACTTCGTTCTCTTCGGCAGCGCGCCGCTGCTGGCGCACGGGCTGCGGACGACCATCCGCGACCTCGACGTGGTGGCCCGGGGCGACGTCTTGGCTTGGGCGAGGCGGACCGGCGTCCCGAGTGTGGGCGCGTACAGCGGGGATCCGGTTTGGCAGTGCGGCCGAGGCCGGATCCAGTTTTCCGCCGGGTGGATCACGTCCCGGTGGGATGTGGACAACCTGATGGACAACGCAGAAGTCATCGGCGGCCTTCGTCTGGCCCGGCTCGAGGACGTGCTCCAGTACAAGACGGAACTGTCGCGCCCCAAAGACCTTGCCGACATCCAGAGGATCCGAGCGCAGCTCGGCAAAGCGTCCTTAGAGCTGCCACGACCCCAGCTGATCTGCCTGAAGTGAACTTGGCCCGGAAGACCGGGCCGCCGCTGTGGTGGCCGATCCGCCCAACGAGATCCGCTCGACCACGCTTCCTGGATGCTCCTGGCCGGCCCCAGGGCGGAACCATCTCGGTGGTGTGGCGAAGCCGGCCGAGTCGGCGATCGGTTCGGCGGCCAAACCGTTCACATGTCGACTGTTCAGGTCACGACTGTTGCCGTGACGCAGCATCCGTCCCCGCATCGGGACCTCATGCGCTACCTGCACCGAGCGGCCCTGCTGAGCGAACGGGTCGGCGATCGCCGTTTCCGGCAGCGGATCGGCATCGGGCGCACCCTGTTCCTCGTGCTCCGGTCGATCGCCGACGCCGGCGACGTCTCCCCGTCACAACAAGAGATCGCCGACCTCCTCAGCCTGACGAAGGGCGCGGTCAGCCGGCACGTCGAGACTGCCCGGCGACGAGGCTGGTTGGCCGTCACGACCTCGTCCGCGTCCCGTCGCGAGCACGCGCTGACGCTGACCCCCGCGGGCCAGTCCCTCGTGAAGGACGGGCTGGCCGTGCAACGCGAATACGAGCGCCTGGGCGGCAAGCACATGACCGACGCCGCGATGGCCACCACCATCCAGACACTGAAGACGATGTGCGAACTCCTGGAGACCGAGGAGCGGCAATGAGAATCGAGGTCATCCTCGGCAGCACCCGCCCCGGACGGCTCGGCGACCGCGTCTGCCGGTTCGTCATCGGCAAGGCGGCCCTCGTCAACGGCGCCGAGTTCACCGTGCTCGACCTCGCCGACCACCCGATGCCGTTCTTCGACGAGCCGCTCGCGCCGTTGGCCAACCACGACCGCCGGCCGTCCGCACCCGTGCGGGCTTGGCTCGAAGCCATGGCGGCCGCCGACGCCTACGTCTTCCTGACACCCGAGTACAACCACGCGCCACCGGCCGCGTTGAAGAACGCCCTGGACTTCCTCGCCACCGAGGCCGCCGGCAAACCCGCGACGATCGTGTCGTACTCCACCACCGCACACGGCGGCGCCCTGGCCGGCCAGCACCTGCGGCTGTCCCTGAGCAAGGCAGGCATGCTGCCCCTGCCCCGAAGCCTCCCCCTCGCCCACGCCCACCGGCTCTTCGACCCCACCGGCGAACTGGTCGAGCGATCGGACTGGGCACCCCGGGTCGCCGAATTCGTCCCGGCTTCCCTCCGCGACCTCGTCGAGCACGCCCGCGCACTCAAAACCCTCGAAGAAGCGACGACGTCAGGGATGTGAGTGAGTCCCGGTGCCGGATCACCGGGACTCACTCGGCCGCTGTGTCAGCGGTTCATCAAAGCGAAGACGCCCCAGCCGAGGAATTCGCGTTGGTACCGGGCGTGGCGCGCCGGAGCGGCGGTGAGTTCCGCGCGCATCTGCTCGGCCAGCTCGTCGTCGGGATGGGCGTCCAGCCAGCGGCGGGTGTTGAGCCATTGAGCCGCGACGTAGCTGTCCCAGCTGTCCTGGTCGGCGAGGACCATCTGCACGACGTCACAACCCAGCTCCCCGAACTGTTCCAGCAGCTCCGGGAGGACGCGGAAGTCGTCTTCACCGGTGGCGTGACAGCCTTCGACGGTGGCCTGGTCCGGGGGTTGCCTGCGCCAGTACGGTTCGCCGATCAGCATCATGCCGCCGGGGCGCAGGCTGCGTCGGAGCAGGTCCACGGTGCCGGCCACGCCACCTCCGATCCAGGTCGCACCTACGCACGCTCCGATGTCGACCGCGCCGTCGGTGACGTGGTCGGACGCGTCGCCGTGGGTGAACGTGACCTGTTCGGCGACCTCCAGTTCGATCGCTCGTGCCCGGGCCTTGGCCAGGAACACGGTGCTGATGTCCACGCCGGTTCCGGTGATGCCGTGATCGCGGGCCCAGGTGCACAGCAGCTCGCCCGAGCCACAGGCCAGGTCGAGCAGCCGAGTGCCGGGTGGTGGGTTCAGCGCCTCGCCCAGGCCGGCCAGTTTCCGGCTGGTGAGCGGGTTGTGGATGCGGTGGCCGCTCTCGCGGATGGTGAAGCTACGGGGTAGATCCACTTCGGGGATTCCTCACGTCCAAGGGGTAGTCCAGCGCTGGGTCGGCCGTCGACGGCCGGGCTGCCCGGACATTCATGAAATGCACCTCTTCGAACGGAAGGTCATACGGTTGGGCGGAAGGCTAGGCGGGGCGCACGTGCCGGTCCACCGGTTATCGCGTCGACCCCGAACGCGCTCTCGTGCCGCCGGGCACCGTCCGCGCCGTCGAGCGGAATTGCGTTGGTGAAGGCTCCATGATCGGGAAGAATCCCCGGAATGGACCTGCGCGCCCTTCTCGCCCGGATCGATCCGCTGGCCGCTCCGGCACGAAGGCGGGTTCTCGCCGATACCGCACGCGCGCTGGCCGGTTCGCCGGAGCTGACCGCTCTGCTCGCGGAACTGGACGCCGTCCCCGGGCTTCCGCGCGCCTGGGCCGCGAAGATGGCCACCATCGCAGGCGATGACACGCACCTGCGCCGCAGCCTCGTCGCGACGGACACCCGGGTCGCCGCTCTGGCGATGACCCACTGCGCCCGCCACGGCTTGCACTTCGACGTCCTCACCGCGGCACTCCCGACCGCGCCCCTCGCGTGGCGGCACACTCTCTACCGCGCGGTGCGCGCCACCGGAGCCACCGAGTGGGCCGAAGCGCTGCTGCCCCGGGTGCGCGCCCGCTTCGGTGACCACGAGGCCGCCGCCGTGCTCCCGGCTTGCGACGCCGACACCGTGACGGCCTTGCTGCCGGAACTGGACTTCGCGGTGCCCAACCTCGCCGCGCTGTCCCGCCGTCACCCCGCCGTGGTGCTCGCGCACCTGCGCCGGAGGCTGACCGAAGCCGGCGACGCCGGGCGCAACGCCGTGTGGGCTCTCTTCGGTCCGGCGCTGGGTCAGCTGGTCCGGCAAGACCCCGGACATCTCGTCGACCTGCTGGCGCGGTCGGGACCGTTGACCGGGCTCCCGGCCGGCGCGGACCGGTGGCTGGCCACGGCGACCGCGGCCGACCCGGACCGCGTCGTGGCGATCCTCGCCGATCCCGCGCGGCGCATCCGGTTCCGCGCGGGCCGGAGCATGGAGCTCGCTCTGCGGCGGGCCACGGACGGGTCTCTGACTTCGCTCGCGCGCACCTCGCTCACCGACGTGCGCCGCTTGACGGCATTGCTGCGCGGGCTCCCGCCCGCCCGGCGCGCGATCGTCCTGGGTGGAGCGCTGGGGGAGCAGACCCTGCAGCAGGCCGGACTGCCGATCGCCCTGCTCGACGTCCTGCCGTGGCGGTCCCGGCACGAGCAGGCCCGCCGGCTGCTCGCCGCCCGCCCCGTGGCCGACCATCCCGACCTGCGGCGGGAGGCGACCGCGCGGCTGCCCTGGCCGGAGGCCGAGCCCCACCTGCGCGCCGCGACCGCCCGGCCGACCGCCGTGGAGCGTGCCCTCGGTTACCCGCTGCTGATCGGCGCGGCGGCCGCGACCCGGGACCCGGAGGTCGTCGCCGGCCTGCTCGGGTCGCTGACCCGGCTGCCCAACGAGCAGGATCCGGTCCGCCACACCGCGCTCGCGGCCATCGCCGCGCTCCCGGGCTGGCTCCTGCGGTCGGCCGATCCGTCCACCCTGGTCAAGCTGGCCACCGATGCCGTCCAGGCCAGGGACGCGTCCTGGGCCACCCGCCAGGCGGTCGGCACGCTGGCCGTCACCCTGGTCCGGCAGGGAACGCTCACGACGCGGCCCGACTTGGTCGAGAGCGGGCTGCTGATGGTGGAGCTGTCCGGTGGACACGCACACGCCCTCACCCTGCACCGGCTCGATCAGGACCTGCCCCGCGGCGCCGAACACGGCCTGTTCTCCGCGCTGCGGCCGCGCATCACCGCCGACGCCCGCGCCGGCCGCTACGACCTGGTCCTGTCCTTGGCCTCGGGCCTGCGGCGGCGCGCGTGGACGATGCCCGACCTCCAGGCCGCCGTGGGCGAAGCGACCGGCGCCGCCGACGACGCCACGGTCCGCTGGGCACTCGGGCTGTGGCTGGCCCCGCCCGCGACCCGGGACGAACGCGTCGAGGCCGTGCTCCGCCGCGACCCGTCGACGATCACCGTGACCGCCGTGGCGAACGCGATCAGCGAACGCCGGACCGACCTGCTCGACCGCGTGCTGGACCGGCCGCCGCGCGGCCGGTTCGTCGCCCGCGGTGTCCGGCTGGTCCCGACGTTCAGCGGGGCGTCACGGCACTGGCTGCCGCGTCAGGTCGCCCGGTACGGCGAGCTGCTGGCCGACCTCGCGACCGCGCCCCGCAAGCCGGTCTGGGAGCGGGTCTCGGCCGTGCGGCGCCTGGCGAGCCTGCCCGGCGCCGTCCTCGACGACGTGCGGCCGTTCCTCCAGGACGACGAAGTCGCCGTGGTCGAGGCCGCGCTGGCCGGCCTGGCCTGGACCGATCGGCCCGGCGACGCACTCGGCACGTTGCTCGGCTACGCCGACACCGATCGCGCCCGGGTCGCGGTGTACGCGGCCGGCCGGGCCGCCCGCGCCATCCGACCGGACGCATTGGGTGCCGCCCTTCGTCCGGTGCTGGCCGGGAAGAAGCTGACGGCGCGCAAGGAGGCGATCCGGTTGCTCGCCGAGCACCGCGTGCCCGGCGCCGCCGGTGATCTCGCCACCCTGTGGGCGACCCCGGATCTGCACCGCGACC
The window above is part of the Amycolatopsis camponoti genome. Proteins encoded here:
- a CDS encoding MarR family winged helix-turn-helix transcriptional regulator, which encodes MRYLHRAALLSERVGDRRFRQRIGIGRTLFLVLRSIADAGDVSPSQQEIADLLSLTKGAVSRHVETARRRGWLAVTTSSASRREHALTLTPAGQSLVKDGLAVQREYERLGGKHMTDAAMATTIQTLKTMCELLETEERQ
- a CDS encoding NADPH-dependent FMN reductase — translated: MRIEVILGSTRPGRLGDRVCRFVIGKAALVNGAEFTVLDLADHPMPFFDEPLAPLANHDRRPSAPVRAWLEAMAAADAYVFLTPEYNHAPPAALKNALDFLATEAAGKPATIVSYSTTAHGGALAGQHLRLSLSKAGMLPLPRSLPLAHAHRLFDPTGELVERSDWAPRVAEFVPASLRDLVEHARALKTLEEATTSGM
- a CDS encoding primosomal protein N', with the protein product MSSSEPAALWELPEKPPPAPAKAAPSRARKPAKAGQKAKGAQSPAPERPVARIVVDIPLAHLDRTFDYLVPEKLHETAVPGCRVRVRFAGQLVDGYLIERGETSDYGSKLAFLDRVTSPEAVLPPSSHAVCRAVADRYGGTLSDVLRLAIPPRHAKAEAEPPPAPAALPEAPDTTAWGRYQRGPAFLEALAEGKPANAVWQALPGEDWPRRLAEAAASVAAAGRGAVLVVPDHRDLTRVHEACAALVGEEAVVALIAGLGPAERYRRWLAVLRGAVRVVVGTRAAMFAPVHDPGLFVVWDDGDDLHLDPHAPYPHVRDVLMDRAHAAKASLLVGGFARTAEAQLLVESGWAVPVLADRTVLRSAAPRVTPVGEDFDVARDEAARVARLPAVAFEAARQAFAAGLPTLVQVPRRGYVPGLACGNCRTPAHCRRCAGPLALPGGSVDGQPKPPACRWCGVPETAFRCTACGSVRLRAVIVGAKRTAEELGRAFPGIPVRTSGAAEVLASVPGKPALVVCTPGAEPVAEGGYGAALLLDGWALLGRQDLRAGEEALRRWMAAASLVRPAASGGRVIVGAEAGMPVVQALVRWDPAWHAGQELSERRELGFPPAMRMASVEGSPDAVAGFLDDLPLPSSGEVLGPVPLGEIDEDGNAARERALVRVSRAEGKALSSSIHAAAARRDAKKATEPIRVQVDPLDLI
- a CDS encoding Crp/Fnr family transcriptional regulator gives rise to the protein MAEAHADESRWLLGEEEIRTLEGVGSVLRRGDGHVFMREGEDSDFLLLIRKGHVQVSTGQPARIVAFRGAGETVGELGVIDDEPRSATVTAWGDVEALHVPAAELLKFLDENRPAEQALHAAVRKRLAQATRKISDSDLAMERRIAKALTELIGNGICEVVDGVPTIGLSQKDLASLSGSSLEATKKIVRVFKQSGLIDTGRLVLRVTDAEGLRRIAGGRPMSSW
- a CDS encoding SAM-dependent methyltransferase, translating into MDLPRSFTIRESGHRIHNPLTSRKLAGLGEALNPPPGTRLLDLACGSGELLCTWARDHGITGTGVDISTVFLAKARARAIELEVAEQVTFTHGDASDHVTDGAVDIGACVGATWIGGGVAGTVDLLRRSLRPGGMMLIGEPYWRRQPPDQATVEGCHATGEDDFRVLPELLEQFGELGCDVVQMVLADQDSWDSYVAAQWLNTRRWLDAHPDDELAEQMRAELTAAPARHARYQREFLGWGVFALMNR
- the coaBC gene encoding bifunctional phosphopantothenoylcysteine decarboxylase/phosphopantothenate--cysteine ligase CoaBC, which gives rise to MSKPKVVLGVGGGIAAYKACEVLRGLTESGHDVRVVPTEAALNFVGAATFEALSGHPVHTGVFTEVPEVQHVRVGKEADLVLVVPATANLLAKAAHGLADDLLTNTLLTARCPVAFFPAMHTEMWEHPATRANVALLRSRGAIVTEPDSGRLTGVDTGKGRLANPAEIVDLARLLLARPDALPRDLEGVRVVVSAGGTREPLDPVRYLGNRSSGKQGYALARVAAQRGAKVTLVTAHTVALPDPAGATVSHVSTAEELRQAVHAASETADVVVMAAAVADFRPANRADHKIKKSDDQPDPVITLARNADILAELVRNRRPGQVVVGFAAETGDEHGDVLDHARVKLKRKGADLLVVNAVGDGKAFGTEDNSGWLLGSDGTEIPIPLGAKAELASTLWDAVVSFMKR
- the metK gene encoding methionine adenosyltransferase; this translates as MTASSSRLFTSESVTEGHPDKICDAISDSILDGLLSKDPRSRVAVETLITTGQVHVAGEVTTEAYADIPTIVRDVILKIGYDSSAKGFDGNSCGVNVAIGSQSPDIAQGVDTAYESRVESDEDEINRQGAGDQGLMFGYACSDTPELMPLPIALAHRLSKRLTAVRKDGVLPYLRPDGKTQVTIEYAGDQPVRLDTVVVSSQHADGIDLERMLSVDVKEHVVGPEIDALGIDTSSARLLVNPTGRFVIGGPMGDAGLTGRKIIVDTYGGMARHGGGAFSGKDPSKVDRSAAYAMRWVAKNVVAAGLASRTEVQVAYAIGKAAPVGLFVETFGTETVDPSKIQQAITEVFDLRPAAIIRDLDLLRPIYAPTAAYGHFGRPELDLPWESTARAEALKNAAGA